One genomic region from Proteus vulgaris encodes:
- the motB gene encoding flagellar motor protein MotB, with protein sequence MKSNSQIIRVKKRGRKQHHAHGGAWKIAYADFMTAMMAFFLVMWLLSISSPQELTRVAEYFRTPLKVAIEKGRFSGDATNPIPGGGRDPVYNEGDILPKGQEDKQLNEKQQFRRLKENLEQVILNDPRLKDLKPHLLIDMMDEGLRIQIIDKANRPMFRVGSATVEPYMKDILTAIAPILNDTPYKISLSGHTDDIPYASGAFKYSNWELSTDRANASRRELIGAGLGEWKVLRVVGMASTVHLVKEDGFAPANRRISILVLTKQAEQKIVQENERVAPTVTEASEIEPLLSGQETPQEKAENTQTGSSVSSASELPESKKENVETGVSGESLPSQSTNITTKQGTAP encoded by the coding sequence ATGAAGAGTAATTCACAAATCATTCGAGTTAAAAAGCGAGGGAGAAAGCAACATCACGCTCACGGTGGTGCATGGAAGATAGCTTATGCTGACTTTATGACCGCAATGATGGCTTTCTTTCTGGTGATGTGGTTACTTTCAATCTCTAGCCCACAAGAATTAACTCGTGTAGCAGAATATTTTCGTACGCCATTAAAAGTCGCTATTGAAAAAGGGCGATTTAGTGGGGATGCAACCAACCCTATTCCTGGAGGAGGGCGTGATCCTGTTTATAACGAAGGTGATATTTTGCCAAAAGGTCAGGAAGATAAACAGCTTAATGAAAAGCAACAATTCCGCCGATTAAAAGAGAATTTAGAACAAGTCATTTTAAATGATCCTAGATTAAAAGATCTGAAGCCTCATTTATTAATCGACATGATGGATGAAGGTTTACGTATCCAAATTATCGATAAAGCAAATCGACCTATGTTTAGAGTCGGTAGTGCTACCGTTGAACCTTATATGAAGGATATTTTGACGGCAATTGCGCCTATTTTAAATGACACGCCATACAAAATCAGTTTATCGGGTCATACCGATGATATTCCTTATGCAAGTGGCGCTTTTAAATATAGTAACTGGGAACTATCAACGGATCGCGCGAATGCCTCTCGTCGAGAGTTAATTGGTGCTGGCTTAGGTGAATGGAAAGTGTTGCGTGTTGTAGGTATGGCATCAACAGTTCACTTGGTCAAAGAAGATGGTTTTGCACCTGCTAACCGACGGATCAGTATTCTGGTCTTAACGAAGCAAGCAGAACAAAAAATTGTACAAGAAAATGAGCGGGTTGCACCGACAGTAACAGAGGCTTCAGAAATTGAACCTCTACTTTCAGGGCAAGAAACCCCACAAGAAAAAGCAGAAAATACACAGACGGGTTCGTCTGTGTCTTCTGCATCTGAGCTTCCCGAATCAAAAAAGGAAAATGTTGAAACAGGAGTTTCTGGGGAAAGTTTGCCATCACAATCGACAAATATTACTACAAAGCAGGGAACAGCCCCCTAA
- the motA gene encoding flagellar motor stator protein MotA, producing the protein MLVLLGYIVVMSAVIGGYLLVGGSLGALYQPAEFIIIFGAGIGAFIVGNNGRAIVSTMKILPKLLRSTNYNKAMYMDLMALMFRLLSKARQNGMLALERDIENPQQSDIFSQYPRIMKDVYMLSFITDYMRLMVTGNMNPYEIESLMDEEIATFEEESEVPATGLSAMGDSLPAFGIVAAVMGVVNALGAADRPAGEMGVLIGHAMVGTFLGILLAYGFISPLASRLRQRSSQQMKMMECIKTTLLSSMNGYAPQIAVEFGRKTLFLADRPSFIELEEHVRQVRTPMQANPDAMKEE; encoded by the coding sequence GTGTTAGTACTCTTAGGATATATCGTGGTTATGAGCGCCGTCATCGGGGGATATCTTCTCGTCGGTGGTAGTTTAGGCGCCTTGTACCAGCCAGCCGAATTTATAATCATCTTTGGTGCCGGTATCGGTGCTTTTATTGTAGGTAATAATGGTAGAGCAATTGTATCGACAATGAAGATCCTACCGAAATTACTTCGTAGCACAAATTACAATAAAGCGATGTACATGGATTTAATGGCACTCATGTTTCGTTTATTGTCAAAAGCTCGTCAAAACGGGATGTTGGCATTAGAGAGAGATATCGAAAACCCACAACAAAGTGACATTTTTTCCCAATATCCTCGCATTATGAAAGATGTTTATATGCTCAGTTTTATCACTGACTATATGCGTCTGATGGTGACGGGGAATATGAATCCTTATGAAATTGAATCTCTGATGGATGAAGAGATTGCAACTTTTGAGGAAGAAAGCGAAGTGCCTGCAACAGGTTTATCAGCGATGGGTGATTCATTACCTGCGTTCGGTATCGTTGCTGCGGTTATGGGTGTTGTTAATGCGTTAGGTGCCGCGGATAGACCTGCTGGCGAAATGGGCGTATTAATTGGACACGCAATGGTTGGTACTTTCTTAGGTATTTTATTAGCTTATGGTTTTATTTCACCATTAGCTTCTAGACTCAGACAGCGCTCTAGTCAGCAAATGAAAATGATGGAGTGCATCAAAACAACATTGTTATCTAGCATGAATGGATATGCGCCACAGATAGCTGTTGAATTTGGACGTAAAACCCTCTTTCTGGCAGACAGACCTTCTTTTATTGAGTTGGAAGAACATGTACGTCAGGTACGGACACCAATGCAGGCAAATCCTGATGCAATGAAAGAAGAGTAA
- the flhC gene encoding flagellar transcriptional regulator FlhC — protein sequence MSEKSIVREAKDIRLAMELITLGARLQMLESETQLSRGRLIKLYKELRGSPPPKGMLPFSTDWFMTWEQNIHSSMFYNAYRFLLKNGGCVGVEAVVKAYRLYLEQCPPVKDQEPILALTRAWTLVRFVESGMLQLSVCTKCNGSFITHAHQPASNYVCSLCQPPSRAIKKRKLSANPADINLQLLDGLEQFAM from the coding sequence ATGAGTGAGAAAAGTATCGTCCGAGAAGCGAAAGATATTCGCTTAGCAATGGAATTAATCACCTTGGGTGCCCGCTTACAAATGCTTGAAAGTGAAACTCAATTAAGTCGGGGGCGTTTAATTAAATTATACAAAGAATTAAGAGGGAGCCCCCCTCCAAAAGGAATGCTGCCATTTTCAACGGATTGGTTTATGACATGGGAACAAAATATCCATTCCTCAATGTTTTATAACGCTTATCGCTTTTTATTAAAAAATGGTGGCTGTGTTGGCGTTGAGGCTGTTGTTAAAGCTTATCGTTTATACTTAGAGCAATGTCCGCCTGTTAAAGATCAAGAACCTATTTTAGCACTAACAAGAGCATGGACATTAGTACGCTTTGTTGAAAGTGGCATGTTGCAACTTTCCGTTTGTACCAAATGTAATGGTTCATTTATTACACACGCACACCAGCCAGCTAGCAATTATGTTTGTAGTCTTTGCCAGCCACCTTCTCGCGCAATAAAAAAACGTAAACTTTCCGCCAATCCTGCCGATATTAACTTACAACTGTTGGATGGTCTTGAACAGTTTGCAATGTGA
- the flhD gene encoding flagellar transcriptional regulator FlhD, producing the protein MSTVELLKHIYDINLSYLLLAQRLINQEKASAMFRLGISDAMADALAELTLPQLVKLAETNQLICNFRFEDSETIEQLTKESRVDDLQQIHTGILLSSNLFRQLSEQDTTATKKRA; encoded by the coding sequence ATGAGTACGGTTGAATTGCTTAAGCATATTTATGACATAAATTTATCGTATTTGCTTTTGGCGCAAAGGTTAATTAACCAAGAAAAGGCTTCCGCAATGTTTCGGCTTGGGATTAGTGACGCCATGGCGGATGCACTAGCAGAGCTTACATTGCCTCAATTGGTTAAGTTGGCTGAAACAAACCAACTAATCTGTAATTTCCGGTTTGAAGACAGCGAAACAATAGAACAACTCACTAAAGAATCTAGAGTGGATGATTTACAACAAATTCATACTGGCATTCTTCTTTCTTCTAACTTGTTTCGTCAGTTATCGGAACAAGATACTACTGCGACAAAGAAACGGGCATAA
- a CDS encoding MgtC family protein, with translation MTMTPYILNLIIAMCLGALIGAERQWRQRMAGLRTNALVATGAAVFILSSIETSPDSPGRIAAQVVSGIGFLGAGVIMREGMNIRGLNTAATLWCSAGIGVLCGLGLYQLATIATLLILCANILLREAAQRINAQPQHQAIDIEQRYSIRIICHEEDEVLVRTLILQAINGLHVRLQSLSSADTLMPSQLEVCAELLATPVEQKEIEAIVCRVSLEKSVSAINWKIAAEHPA, from the coding sequence ATGACGATGACGCCTTATATTTTAAATCTCATAATTGCAATGTGCCTTGGTGCTTTGATTGGTGCCGAACGTCAATGGCGACAAAGAATGGCTGGTTTAAGAACAAACGCTTTAGTTGCAACGGGTGCGGCTGTTTTTATTTTAAGTTCAATAGAAACTTCGCCAGATAGCCCTGGTCGTATCGCAGCTCAAGTTGTTTCGGGTATCGGATTTCTTGGGGCAGGTGTGATCATGCGTGAAGGAATGAATATACGTGGACTTAATACGGCAGCAACGCTTTGGTGTTCAGCAGGAATTGGCGTGTTATGTGGCTTAGGTTTATATCAACTGGCGACCATAGCAACACTTCTTATTCTTTGTGCGAATATTTTACTACGAGAAGCTGCTCAACGGATAAACGCTCAGCCACAACATCAAGCAATAGATATTGAACAACGCTACTCAATACGAATTATTTGTCACGAAGAAGATGAAGTTTTAGTTAGAACACTCATTTTACAAGCAATAAATGGACTACATGTTCGATTACAGTCTTTAAGTAGTGCTGATACATTGATGCCTAGCCAGTTGGAAGTTTGTGCTGAATTACTTGCAACACCTGTTGAGCAAAAAGAGATAGAAGCGATTGTTTGTAGAGTAAGTTTAGAAAAGAGTGTGAGTGCAATTAATTGGAAGATAGCGGCAGAGCATCCTGCTTAA
- the dsrB gene encoding protein DsrB has translation MQVNDSVVVKTDGIDNREGTILLIEEFNEGIMYLVSLPEYPKGIWFFNEKEGGEGTFVRPIQQK, from the coding sequence ATGCAGGTTAATGATAGCGTTGTTGTGAAAACAGATGGTATTGACAATCGTGAAGGGACTATCCTACTTATTGAAGAATTTAATGAAGGTATAATGTATTTAGTATCACTCCCTGAATATCCAAAAGGAATTTGGTTTTTTAATGAAAAAGAGGGGGGTGAAGGCACATTTGTTAGACCAATACAGCAAAAGTGA
- the cspE gene encoding transcription antiterminator/RNA stability regulator CspE — MSDKMKGQVKWFNESKGFGFITPADGSKDVFVHFSAIQGNGFKTLAEGQNVEFTIENGAKGPAAANVTAL, encoded by the coding sequence ATGTCTGACAAAATGAAAGGTCAAGTTAAGTGGTTCAACGAGTCTAAAGGCTTTGGTTTTATTACTCCAGCAGACGGAAGCAAAGACGTATTCGTTCACTTTTCTGCCATTCAAGGTAACGGTTTCAAAACTCTGGCTGAAGGTCAGAACGTAGAATTCACAATTGAAAACGGTGCAAAAGGTCCAGCAGCTGCTAACGTAACAGCTCTGTAA
- a CDS encoding YlaC family protein produces the protein MNVLKEILERDLDRINKAEKRDGKPHFNSQFLKNHIWLCISMVLSYVLLAALLIYSPYFGVISLVLFTVMFLVMAGILLFDIKPIYKFEDIGVLDLRVCYNGEWYTFEKLSDEAINEIHQHPAISQQIKKDIREIISKKQEIHFYDVYLMAFDPVQQSISASQLSPQA, from the coding sequence ATGAATGTATTAAAAGAAATCTTAGAGCGTGATTTAGACCGGATCAATAAAGCAGAGAAAAGAGACGGGAAACCACATTTTAATAGTCAGTTTTTAAAAAACCATATCTGGTTATGTATCAGCATGGTTCTCTCTTATGTATTACTCGCTGCGTTATTAATTTATTCACCTTACTTTGGGGTTATCTCACTCGTTCTTTTTACTGTGATGTTCTTAGTTATGGCTGGTATCTTGTTATTTGATATTAAACCTATCTATAAATTTGAGGATATTGGTGTTCTCGATTTGAGAGTTTGCTATAACGGTGAATGGTATACCTTTGAAAAACTCTCTGATGAAGCCATAAATGAGATCCACCAGCACCCAGCGATATCTCAACAAATAAAAAAAGACATTCGTGAGATTATTAGTAAAAAACAAGAAATTCATTTTTACGATGTGTACTTGATGGCATTTGATCCCGTTCAACAATCAATTTCAGCATCACAATTATCCCCTCAAGCCTAA
- a CDS encoding NAD(P)H-dependent oxidoreductase, which yields MTNVFIINAAKEFDGSEGKLNDHLTQIATELLSSHQINVQSTRIDDGYDNDEEVDKYLWADVIIYQMPAWWMEGPWILKKYIDDVFSAGYGKMYIDDGRTRKDPSKKYGSGGLLQGKKYLLSVTWNAPFESFEEQEQFFEGKGIDAVYFPFHKANQFLGMEGLKTFGMFDVVKQPQIEQDIEAYKKHLEQEIVGNAD from the coding sequence GTGACGAATGTTTTTATTATTAATGCGGCAAAAGAGTTTGATGGGTCTGAAGGGAAGCTCAATGACCATTTGACGCAAATTGCCACAGAATTATTATCTTCACATCAGATAAATGTGCAATCAACACGCATTGATGATGGTTATGATAATGATGAAGAAGTCGATAAATATTTATGGGCAGATGTCATCATTTATCAAATGCCAGCATGGTGGATGGAAGGTCCTTGGATCTTAAAAAAATATATTGATGATGTGTTTAGTGCGGGGTACGGCAAAATGTATATTGATGATGGCCGTACACGAAAAGATCCTTCGAAAAAATATGGTTCTGGTGGGTTATTACAAGGCAAAAAATATCTTCTTTCTGTAACTTGGAATGCGCCTTTTGAATCATTTGAAGAGCAAGAACAGTTCTTTGAAGGAAAAGGGATTGATGCTGTCTATTTCCCATTCCATAAAGCGAATCAATTTTTAGGTATGGAAGGATTAAAAACCTTTGGAATGTTTGATGTAGTGAAACAACCACAAATTGAACAAGATATTGAAGCGTATAAAAAACATTTAGAACAAGAAATCGTTGGGAACGCTGATTAG
- a CDS encoding AraC family transcriptional regulator — MDTANLSTPIVLEFEHFKKTLLLYTRDKEGGWDTVVSGLALCRYSSITEPEGWMYEPSLAIAAQGAKQITIGVETNCYRPMNMLLTSSEIPTFAKVCEASKETPFLAILLKLDLSLLPELLTENKFELLQENKEIRAQQVVQATAPILQAVTRLIKLIDTPEDAPFIAPLIQKEILYYLLRSNDGARQQLLASQHPQCRQINHALDWIKQHYRETIRIEDLTMLVGMSTSSFHFHFKNRTGMTPLQYQKWLRLNEARRIMLIEMSDVSEAAFIVGYESPSQFSREYQRLFGLSPLKDIQRLKASGSESVYLDY, encoded by the coding sequence ATGGATACTGCGAATTTATCAACGCCAATAGTATTAGAGTTTGAACATTTTAAAAAAACACTTCTTCTATATACAAGAGATAAAGAAGGGGGATGGGATACGGTTGTCTCTGGTTTAGCATTATGTCGGTATAGTTCTATTACAGAGCCAGAAGGTTGGATGTATGAACCAAGTTTGGCTATTGCTGCGCAAGGTGCAAAGCAGATAACAATAGGAGTAGAGACAAATTGCTATCGTCCTATGAATATGCTTTTAACATCATCAGAAATACCGACCTTTGCTAAAGTTTGTGAGGCTTCAAAAGAGACACCTTTTTTAGCGATATTACTAAAATTGGATCTCTCTCTATTACCTGAGTTGCTAACAGAAAACAAATTTGAGTTACTACAAGAAAATAAAGAGATCCGAGCTCAACAAGTTGTTCAAGCAACTGCACCAATCCTACAAGCAGTAACCAGGCTTATAAAACTAATAGATACACCCGAAGACGCACCGTTTATTGCACCTTTGATCCAAAAAGAGATCCTTTATTACTTATTACGATCAAACGATGGTGCGCGTCAGCAACTACTCGCTTCGCAACATCCCCAGTGTCGGCAAATTAATCATGCTCTTGATTGGATTAAACAACACTACCGCGAAACAATCCGGATAGAAGATCTTACAATGTTAGTGGGTATGAGTACCTCTTCATTTCATTTTCACTTTAAAAATCGAACAGGCATGACGCCGTTGCAATATCAAAAATGGTTACGACTGAATGAAGCGAGAAGGATCATGTTGATTGAAATGAGTGATGTCTCTGAGGCGGCATTTATTGTGGGTTATGAAAGCCCATCACAGTTTAGTCGCGAATATCAGCGATTATTTGGGTTATCACCTCTAAAAGATATTCAACGATTAAAAGCCTCTGGATCTGAAAGTGTATATTTGGATTATTAG
- the pyrC gene encoding dihydroorotase yields MTTAQPITLTIRRPDDWHVHFRDDDMLKTVVPYTSRYFGRAIVMPNLVPPVTTIEAARTYRDRIKAAIPAGDNFEPLMTCYLTDSTRPSEVEQGFLQGVFTACKLYPANATTNSSHGVSDITKIYPILSVMEKIGMPLLIHGEVTASNIDIFDREARFIDSVMSPVRKQFPELKIVFEHITTKEAAQYVLEGNEFLGATITPQHLMFNRNHMLVGGVKPHLYCLPILKRNVHQEALRQAVASGNSRFFLGTDSAPHLQHRKESSCGCAGVFNAPTALAAYATVFKELNALQHFEAFCSLNGPRFYGLPVNEGTITLTEKTVEAPAQILCGNEALIPFLANENIHWDITVD; encoded by the coding sequence ATGACCACTGCACAACCTATCACCCTCACTATTCGCCGTCCTGATGATTGGCATGTTCACTTTCGTGATGATGACATGCTAAAAACTGTTGTTCCTTATACCAGTCGCTATTTTGGCAGAGCTATTGTTATGCCAAACCTTGTCCCACCTGTTACAACGATTGAAGCTGCTCGTACTTATCGTGATCGCATCAAAGCAGCTATTCCTGCGGGAGATAACTTCGAACCGTTAATGACCTGCTATTTAACAGATAGCACACGGCCTTCAGAAGTCGAACAAGGTTTCTTACAAGGTGTTTTTACTGCTTGTAAGCTTTATCCTGCGAATGCAACAACTAACTCAAGTCATGGCGTATCAGATATCACAAAGATTTACCCAATCTTAAGTGTGATGGAAAAAATTGGCATGCCATTACTTATCCATGGCGAAGTAACCGCTTCAAATATTGATATTTTTGATAGAGAAGCGCGTTTTATTGATAGCGTTATGTCTCCTGTGCGTAAGCAATTTCCTGAGCTAAAAATTGTTTTTGAACACATTACAACTAAAGAAGCAGCTCAGTATGTGTTAGAAGGAAATGAATTTCTCGGCGCTACCATTACTCCGCAACATTTGATGTTTAACCGTAATCACATGTTGGTTGGTGGTGTTAAACCTCACCTATATTGCTTGCCTATTCTTAAACGCAACGTTCACCAAGAAGCATTAAGACAAGCTGTTGCATCAGGAAATTCTCGCTTTTTCTTAGGTACAGATTCTGCACCTCACTTACAACACCGCAAAGAGTCATCTTGTGGTTGTGCGGGAGTATTTAACGCACCAACCGCACTGGCAGCTTACGCAACCGTATTTAAAGAACTTAATGCATTACAACACTTTGAAGCCTTCTGTTCTCTAAATGGCCCTCGTTTTTACGGTTTACCTGTTAATGAAGGTACAATCACATTAACTGAAAAAACAGTTGAGGCTCCAGCACAAATCCTTTGTGGCAATGAAGCGCTTATTCCTTTCTTAGCAAATGAAAATATTCATTGGGATATCACTGTCGATTAA
- the bssS gene encoding biofilm formation regulator BssS: MSRKNEVIQTHPVVGWDISTVDIYDAMMLRLHYLPENEHHPENAVVDKTLWLTTDIAKQLIHILQAGIDKIESSEDSVSDNTKH; encoded by the coding sequence ATGAGTAGAAAAAATGAAGTTATTCAGACACATCCTGTTGTAGGCTGGGACATCAGTACCGTTGACATCTACGATGCCATGATGTTGCGTTTACATTATCTTCCTGAAAACGAACATCATCCAGAAAACGCAGTTGTAGATAAGACACTTTGGCTCACAACAGACATAGCTAAGCAGTTGATTCATATTCTTCAAGCAGGTATTGATAAAATTGAATCATCTGAAGATTCTGTTTCAGACAACACCAAGCATTAA
- a CDS encoding response regulator transcription factor: MKVLIIDECFFTRNGIKHYFSKRNVRHEIVDISSIQEANNYINHSMPDIIFIDLTRYCREIAHCPHLQFFFISTRSCRLYLYIDANYPDKERPIALTNNCFIFPKKILPWVLEKTSLFTSRCQVFFPTYKHSLCSIFSLQEQKIINYWMSEIPNHQIAKKLSISSSTVYSHKRHITEKINVKNRIELFFIYNILKYIYEK; encoded by the coding sequence GTGAAAGTATTAATTATTGATGAATGTTTTTTTACTCGTAATGGTATAAAACATTATTTTTCGAAGAGAAATGTAAGACATGAAATAGTTGACATATCATCTATACAAGAAGCAAATAATTATATTAATCACTCAATGCCAGATATTATATTTATTGATCTTACAAGATATTGTCGGGAAATAGCACATTGTCCACATTTGCAGTTCTTTTTTATTTCAACAAGAAGTTGCCGTCTTTATCTTTATATTGATGCAAACTACCCAGACAAAGAAAGACCTATCGCATTGACAAATAACTGTTTTATCTTTCCTAAAAAGATCCTTCCTTGGGTGCTTGAAAAGACATCTTTATTCACTTCTCGGTGCCAAGTTTTCTTTCCAACCTATAAACATTCATTATGCTCTATTTTTAGTTTACAAGAGCAAAAAATAATTAATTACTGGATGAGCGAAATACCTAATCATCAAATAGCAAAAAAGCTGTCTATTAGTAGTAGTACTGTATATTCACATAAAAGGCATATTACTGAGAAGATTAATGTAAAAAATAGAATTGAGTTATTTTTCATATATAACATTTTAAAATACATATATGAGAAATAA